CGGTAGCGGTgcggggcgcggagcggcgCCGGAACGGGAACGTTCGGCTCGACCGGGGCGGCGGGGCATGATCCCCGAGCCCAAGTATGACCGATTTCGCGACGAGCCGCTGAGGGCCGCGGCCCGGCCGCGCCATCCTCCGGCCGCCCCTATGCCGGCCCCGGCGCCAGCGCATCCCGGTGCGGCCCCGGGGTTGGCACAGCCGTGCCCCGCGGCGGGCGAGGAGCCGGAGGCCGGTACCACgttctgcatgctgctgcctcGGATGCCTCAATGGAAGTTTCCCGGTCCCGGAGGTTTTCTCAGCCGTAGCCCTTCGGGTTCCAGCAAAGAGCTCTCCTCTCCGGCCAAAACGGGAGGAGCCGTGGAGCCCGGAGGggccacgtccagcctggccgCCGTGCTGGGAGCCTGCGAGCCGGGCTGCTCGGCTCCGTGCTCGCTGCAGGTGATGAGCCGGCtgcgcggcggggccggggccgccaGGAAAGCGGCGAGGGTGGAGGGAGCCCGACCGGCCGGGGATGAGTGGAACCGCAAGGGCAGCTTTATCAACAAGCCGGCCCAGGGTTGGCTGCATCCCGACGAGCGGGTGCTGGGTCCCGGCGTCTCCTACATCGTCAGGGTAAGTAAGTGCTGCCGGCCCCACTCGTCTCTGCTTGGCACGGGAAGCCCCAGGCACGCGGGGCTCAGGGCAGCTGGAAGCTCCCTCTGCTCACTCCTCCCTGTAATACAGTCCAGACTCGTGAAGGACTGGGCATGATTCCTCTGTCCTGGGATGGGCATCGTGGGGAGCCCCTGTAGCCGAGCAGTGCTTTGCTCTCATGGCCTGGATGCTACATGGTGGGAGCCCGTTGCCCAGCATCACCTGGGACTCCATCCTCAGTACAAGGGCAGCAGAAATGGTCAGTGGGCCCAGAGGCCGCTGGCCTTGCTCTGGACCAACCCAGCCCTGCTTGGGGCTGGAGCCTCAGTTTTCCCCATCCACACGCTCATCTCTGTGGGTATGGGATGCTGGCAGCCATCCACTGCTGCACAAAACCCACAAGAAGAGGGGAGAAGCTCTGGAGCTGGTGCCAAAAGGGGCCCTTGTCACCGACACCTGGCTCCTGTCCATCACCTGCATGGGCTGCTGATAATCCTTGAGGTTTCTCTGACCTCCCCTCCCATCTTGCAGTACATGGGATGCATCGAGGTGCTGCGCTCCATGAGATCCCTCGACTTCAACACACGGACACAGGTCACGAGGTAGGACATGCAGAGATGGGGGGTCAGGGCTGAGGCTGGGAGGGCCCTCTGCCCTGTAGGGGCCACCCCACATGCTGAGACAGAGGCAGCAATGCGAGCACTGGATCAATGGGTggaaagaggagaagggaagtgGCCCCAGTGGGGATGACGTACCACCAGCCCTGTGACACTGGGGGAGGCTGGGGGACGTTATGTCTGCTCAGAGATGATACTCCCAGACCTATGGGAAGGGGAAGCAGCCAAGAAATGGCTGGGATCTGCAGTGGTAATGCTGTGGGACTTGGGGCTTTGCAGAGAAGCCATCAACAGACTGTACGAAGCAGTGCCGGGTGTGAAGGGCATCTGGAAGAAGAAGGTGAGTTTCCACCTGAGCACAtccctctctgctttcttaGGGTCGGGGTTATGGACAGAGTGCTATGGCTGATCCCAGTGCAGAGCCTGGGGTGTTGAGCACTCTGTGTCTTCTCCACCCCATAAAGGCTCTCTGGAAGGGCAACGTCACCCCTATGCTCCTGTCCCCCACCAGGCTCCCAGCAAAGCCCTTTTCTCCATCCTGGGGAAGAGCAACCTCCGCTTCGCAGGCATGAGCATCGCTGTCAACATCTCCATTGATGGCCTGAACCTCATGATCCCTACCACACGCCAGGTGAGAGCCAGGCATCCCGGCCCTCTGCCTCCAACCTCAGCTCTGAGCCAGGTGTTGGTGGCCTCCCCCTGTAACCCCACTGTGGTCGTGTGCCCTGCAGATCATCGCCAACCACCACATGCAGTCCATCTCCTTTGCCTCCGGTGGGGACATGGTGAGGCTCTCATGTCCCGGCCCCACAGTCAAGGAGCGGGGACATGGGGCTGCCCATCCCATGGTGGGGCCAGGCTGAGCCAAAATTCAGGGACAGCCCGGTCCTTGGGGCTGGGGCAGTCAGGGCTGAGTCTGGTACTGGCAGCCTCAGCCCCGCTCTCCGCACAGCAGCAGGACATGAGCCCCAAACACCCTCTGTGTCCCCAGGACACCACGGACTACGTCGCCTACGTCGCCAAGGACCCCATCAACCAGAGAGGTGATGCTGATCCCTAGGGCGCGGAGAAAGGATGAGCTGGGCTGGAGGGGGGCACCTCTCTGTGGGGAgtgaggggcagctgggggcttTTTGAGGGGCTGCTGTGAGCCTGAGGGAAGGTTAAAGCCATCTGTCCATTCACCTGTCTGTTTGCAGCCTGCCACATCCTGGAGTGCTGCGATGGGCTGGCGCAGAGCGTCATCAACACGGTGGGACAGGCCTTTGAGCTGCGCTTCAAGCAGTACCTGCACAGCCCACCCAAGGCAGTTGTACCTCCAGACAGGTAGGACTGGAGCCCTTCCATTCCTTCCCGTGCCACCCGTGCCTTGTCCTTGCTGGGATCGGGGCTGGGCAGTGTGTTCCCAGCTGCCCCTGCTTGCGTTCTGCACAAgggtgctggggatggaggagTCAGCGTGGGGGGAGGATGATGAGGCGGCCGAGCATGATTACTACAACAGCATCCCTGGCAAGGAGCCACCCCTGGGGGGGCTGATCGACTCCcgcctgcagcacagtgcattcCCCGGCCGCATCCGCGTTCAGCCTTCTCACCAGGTGAGCCCTGGAGCCACTGCTAGCCTCACAGTGAAGGCTCAGGGTCAGTCCCCCCCAGTAACCTTGCTGCCTCCTGTTCCCAGGGTGGGTTAGCGCTCAGGCGAGAGCTGTCGAACCAACCAGGACAGCCCTGGGACTCAGAGAACCAGGGTGGGTACCACTGAGGGAAATATTGATGCTGGTGGCATCGAGGTCCCTGGAAGGGCTGTGGAGGGGATCCTGCTCCCAGCTTATGCAGGTGGTGATGCCCAATCCCTGCAGGCCAGTCCTGCGATGGGTATCTGCAGGCAGACGGGCACCCCCTGGTGCCACGGGACTACGAGGAGCACATGTATGTGAACACACAGAGCCTGGAATCGGATGCCACTCATGCAGTGCCAGAGGAGAGCCCCAAAAAGGACCTTTTTGACATGAGTAAGGTGATGGGCTGGGGTCGTGGGGTATGCTGTGCTCTGGTCTGCTCAGCTCCATGCTCCAGAGCAGTGATGTTCCCCATCTGGTCCCTCTAGGGCCTTTCGAAGATGCCCTGAAGCTCCACAAGTGTGTTGCTGGGAGCAACGTCAGTCCACCCATCGAGGACCAGTGGCCGAGTCCCCCCACGAGGAAGGCTCCCATTGCCCCCACGGAGGAGCAGTTGAGACGGGAGCCGTGGTACCACGGGAAGATGAGCCGACGGGATGCCGAGAAGCTCCTGCAGATGGATGGGGACTTCTTGGTGAGGGACAGTATCACCAACCCAGGGCAGTACGTTCTGACGGGCATGCATAGTGGGCAGCCCAAGCACCTGCTGCTGGTGGATCCCGAGGGAGTGGTAAGGGCAGGGTGAGGGGGCAGGGGGGCCTGGATAGCTGCCGGGAGCTTCAGGGATGC
The DNA window shown above is from Lagopus muta isolate bLagMut1 chromosome 26, bLagMut1 primary, whole genome shotgun sequence and carries:
- the SHC2 gene encoding SHC-transforming protein 2 isoform X2, whose product is MIPEPKYDRFRDEPLRAAARPRHPPAAPMPAPAPAHPGAAPGLAQPCPAAGEEPEAGTTFCMLLPRMPQWKFPGPGGFLSRSPSGSSKELSSPAKTGGAVEPGGATSSLAAVLGACEPGCSAPCSLQVMSRLRGGAGAARKAARVEGARPAGDEWNRKGSFINKPAQGWLHPDERVLGPGVSYIVRYMGCIEVLRSMRSLDFNTRTQVTREAINRLYEAVPGVKGIWKKKAPSKALFSILGKSNLRFAGMSIAVNISIDGLNLMIPTTRQIIANHHMQSISFASGGDMDTTDYVAYVAKDPINQRACHILECCDGLAQSVINTVGQAFELRFKQYLHSPPKAVVPPDRVLGMEESAWGEDDEAAEHDYYNSIPGKEPPLGGLIDSRLQHSAFPGRIRVQPSHQGGLALRRELSNQPGQPWDSENQGQSCDGYLQADGHPLVPRDYEEHMYVNTQSLESDATHAVPEESPKKDLFDMRPFEDALKLHKCVAGSNVSPPIEDQWPSPPTRKAPIAPTEEQLRREPWYHGKMSRRDAEKLLQMDGDFLVRDSITNPGQYVLTGMHSGQPKHLLLVDPEGVVRTKDVLFESISHLISHHRQNEQPIVAAESELHLRQVVQRKQ
- the SHC2 gene encoding SHC-transforming protein 2 isoform X1; this encodes MIPEPKYDRFRDEPLRAAARPRHPPAAPMPAPAPAHPGAAPGLAQPCPAAGEEPEAGTTFCMLLPRMPQWKFPGPGGFLSRSPSGSSKELSSPAKTGGAVEPGGATSSLAAVLGACEPGCSAPCSLQVMSRLRGGAGAARKAARVEGARPAGDEWNRKGSFINKPAQGWLHPDERVLGPGVSYIVRYMGCIEVLRSMRSLDFNTRTQVTREAINRLYEAVPGVKGIWKKKAPSKALFSILGKSNLRFAGMSIAVNISIDGLNLMIPTTRQIIANHHMQSISFASGGDMQQDMSPKHPLCPQDTTDYVAYVAKDPINQRACHILECCDGLAQSVINTVGQAFELRFKQYLHSPPKAVVPPDRVLGMEESAWGEDDEAAEHDYYNSIPGKEPPLGGLIDSRLQHSAFPGRIRVQPSHQGGLALRRELSNQPGQPWDSENQGQSCDGYLQADGHPLVPRDYEEHMYVNTQSLESDATHAVPEESPKKDLFDMRPFEDALKLHKCVAGSNVSPPIEDQWPSPPTRKAPIAPTEEQLRREPWYHGKMSRRDAEKLLQMDGDFLVRDSITNPGQYVLTGMHSGQPKHLLLVDPEGVVRTKDVLFESISHLISHHRQNEQPIVAAESELHLRQVVQRKQ